The Pseudomonas azotoformans genome has a segment encoding these proteins:
- a CDS encoding type II toxin-antitoxin system HicB family antitoxin has translation MNNQLKHKGYIGSIEASVEDNCLFGKILFIKALVSYEGKTVAELDAAFREAVDDYLATCQTLGQTPEKPCKGSFNVRVGHDLHLAAALAATRKKVTLNDLTRQALNEFLQHHGNDACPAVS, from the coding sequence GTGAACAACCAACTGAAACACAAGGGCTACATCGGCTCCATCGAAGCCAGCGTCGAAGACAACTGCCTGTTCGGCAAGATTCTGTTCATCAAGGCGTTGGTGAGCTATGAAGGGAAAACCGTCGCTGAACTGGACGCTGCATTTCGTGAGGCGGTGGATGACTACCTCGCCACTTGCCAGACCCTCGGGCAGACCCCGGAGAAGCCCTGCAAGGGTTCCTTCAATGTCCGGGTCGGCCATGACTTGCACTTGGCGGCAGCCCTGGCGGCAACCCGCAAAAAAGTGACCCTCAATGACCTGACACGCCAGGCCTTGAATGAGTTTTTACAGCATCATGGCAATGATGCATGCCCTGCGGTTAGCTGA
- a CDS encoding class-II fumarase/aspartase family protein, translated as MSSTVFDSALFRDMFGTAEMRGVFSDKALIERYIEVEVALARAEARCGVIPSEAAEQIAALSKYEALDLALMQHETEIVGYPILPLVEQLSKICGEAGRYVHWGATTQDIMDTAVVLQVRAALAIVERDIQAVRGLLAGLAERYRDTPMAGRTHLQHALPITFGYKCAVWLSMFDRHAERLVELRPRVEIGQFAGAAGTLASLGDKGLEVQEALMAELGLGVPQATWHVARDGLAETLNFLGLVTGSLGKIALDIMMMMTSELGEVYEPFVKGRGASSTMPQKRNPISCELMYAAAKGVRQHAGLMLDAMIQDFERSTGPWQAEWIAIPEAFALSAASLGQATFMLAGLEVRPERMRKNLDMTQGLIVAEAVMMGLAPALGRQVAHDVVYAACRMANDQGTSLLDALLAQGEATAQLDLAELQRLTDPANYLGLAPQMVDIALARPGSVKR; from the coding sequence ATGTCGAGCACCGTTTTTGATTCCGCCCTGTTCCGCGACATGTTCGGCACCGCCGAAATGCGCGGCGTGTTCTCCGATAAAGCCCTGATCGAACGCTACATCGAAGTGGAAGTCGCCCTGGCCCGCGCCGAAGCCCGTTGCGGCGTGATCCCAAGCGAGGCCGCCGAGCAGATCGCCGCGCTGTCGAAATACGAGGCCCTGGACCTGGCGCTGATGCAACACGAGACCGAGATCGTCGGTTACCCGATCCTGCCGTTGGTGGAGCAACTGTCGAAGATCTGCGGTGAAGCCGGCCGCTATGTGCACTGGGGCGCCACCACCCAAGACATCATGGACACCGCCGTGGTCCTGCAGGTCCGCGCTGCGCTGGCCATCGTCGAGCGTGATATCCAGGCCGTACGCGGCTTGCTCGCCGGCCTGGCCGAGCGCTATCGCGACACACCGATGGCGGGCCGCACCCACTTGCAACACGCGCTGCCGATCACCTTCGGCTACAAGTGCGCGGTGTGGTTGAGCATGTTCGATCGCCACGCCGAGCGCCTGGTGGAGCTGCGTCCACGCGTCGAAATCGGCCAGTTCGCCGGGGCCGCCGGCACCCTCGCCTCCCTCGGCGACAAGGGCCTGGAAGTACAGGAAGCCCTGATGGCCGAACTGGGCCTGGGCGTGCCGCAAGCCACCTGGCACGTAGCCCGCGATGGCCTCGCCGAAACCCTGAATTTCCTCGGCCTGGTCACCGGCTCCCTGGGCAAGATTGCCCTCGACATCATGATGATGATGACCAGCGAACTGGGTGAAGTGTACGAACCTTTCGTAAAAGGCCGTGGCGCCAGCAGCACCATGCCGCAGAAGCGCAACCCGATTTCCTGCGAGCTGATGTACGCCGCCGCCAAGGGCGTGCGCCAACACGCCGGGCTGATGCTCGATGCGATGATCCAGGACTTCGAACGCTCCACCGGTCCGTGGCAGGCGGAGTGGATCGCCATCCCCGAAGCCTTCGCCCTCAGCGCCGCGTCCCTCGGCCAGGCGACCTTCATGCTCGCCGGCCTGGAAGTGCGCCCCGAACGCATGCGCAAGAACCTCGACATGACCCAGGGCCTGATCGTCGCCGAAGCCGTGATGATGGGCCTCGCCCCGGCCCTCGGTCGCCAGGTCGCCCACGATGTGGTCTACGCCGCATGCCGCATGGCCAATGACCAGGGCACCAGCCTGCTCGACGCCCTGCTCGCCCAGGGCGAAGCCACCGCGCAACTGGACCTGGCCGAACTGCAACGCCTGACCGACCCGGCCAACTACCTGGGGCTGGCGCCACAGATGGTCGATATCGCGCTGGCGCGCCCAGGCTCAGTCAAACGCTGA
- a CDS encoding MFS transporter has protein sequence MANPYAELFQVPGARAFVLAGMLARMPVSMTGIGLITMLSQVHGGYGLAGSVAAVFALATAFCAPQVSRLVDQYSQGRVLPIAALMGGGALLMLLLCTRLQAPNWLLFLFAALAGCMPNMSAMVRARWTELYRGQPKLQTAFALESVLDEVCFIIGPPISVGLSVVLFPEAGPLVAALLLALGVTTFVLQRDTEPPVHAHQGHHGRWLIASPSVLILMILLLAMGVIVGVVDVVSVAFAQHQGQPAAASIVLSVYAIGSCLAGLAFGTLKLKASLPRQFLFCGMATALTTLPLLLVTNIPGLAVAIFISGLFFAPTLIVSMALVEQIVPASRLTEGMTWLITGLSIGVAIGAASSGWMIDHLGATSGFYVALAAGAVVLGAAVLGYRRLG, from the coding sequence ATGGCAAACCCTTACGCCGAGTTGTTCCAGGTCCCTGGCGCCCGGGCTTTTGTGCTGGCGGGCATGCTGGCGCGCATGCCGGTATCGATGACGGGGATCGGTTTGATCACCATGCTCTCGCAGGTGCATGGCGGCTATGGCCTGGCGGGCTCGGTCGCAGCGGTCTTTGCCTTGGCCACGGCGTTTTGTGCGCCGCAGGTGTCGCGGCTGGTGGACCAATACAGTCAGGGCCGAGTGCTGCCGATTGCCGCATTGATGGGCGGCGGGGCGTTGTTGATGTTGCTGCTGTGTACCCGTCTGCAAGCACCGAACTGGCTGCTCTTCCTGTTTGCCGCTCTGGCGGGTTGCATGCCCAACATGTCGGCCATGGTGCGGGCGCGCTGGACCGAGCTGTATCGGGGCCAACCCAAGCTGCAGACCGCGTTTGCCCTGGAGTCGGTACTGGACGAAGTGTGCTTCATCATCGGGCCACCGATTTCGGTGGGGTTGAGCGTGGTGCTGTTTCCGGAGGCGGGGCCTTTGGTCGCCGCGTTGTTGCTGGCGCTGGGTGTTACCACCTTTGTGTTGCAGCGTGACACCGAACCACCCGTGCATGCGCATCAGGGCCACCACGGCCGCTGGCTGATTGCTTCACCCTCGGTGCTGATCCTGATGATCCTGTTGCTGGCCATGGGCGTGATTGTCGGCGTGGTGGATGTGGTCAGCGTCGCCTTTGCCCAGCATCAGGGCCAGCCGGCGGCGGCGAGCATCGTGTTGTCGGTGTACGCTATTGGCTCATGCCTGGCAGGGCTGGCGTTCGGCACCCTGAAACTCAAGGCATCATTGCCCCGGCAGTTCCTATTCTGTGGCATGGCTACGGCGCTGACCACCTTGCCGTTGCTGTTGGTAACCAACATTCCGGGACTTGCGGTGGCCATCTTTATCTCCGGGCTGTTCTTCGCTCCAACGCTCATTGTATCCATGGCCTTGGTGGAGCAGATCGTACCCGCCAGCCGCTTGACCGAAGGCATGACCTGGCTGATCACCGGCCTCAGCATCGGCGTGGCCATTGGCGCTGCCAGTTCCGGCTGGATGATTGACCACTTAGGCGCCACCAGCGGGTTCTACGTGGCGTTGGCGGCGGGGGCGGTGGTGCTGGGGGCGGCAGTGTTGGGTTATCGGCGGTTGGGTTAA
- a CDS encoding GntR family transcriptional regulator, translating into MSQRRYAAVAKDLIDQIGSGHYPVGSLLPTEFELCSLYAVSRHTVRAAIDQLQGQGMVSRRKRVGTRVEAASPQGGYSQAMASVADLVQVAETHIRDIQDVREFVADIALARRVGLEPGGHYFCVSSIKVDASAGNAPLCWTDVYAEQTYAEVIPEARKHPDELIAALIGKAFSRHIDVVDQQVRPVQLSAELAASLKAQGGALGLNIIRQYRDEAGGVIAVSETVYPADRFTLTMQMKRDKR; encoded by the coding sequence GTGAGCCAGAGGCGTTATGCGGCGGTTGCCAAGGACTTGATCGATCAGATTGGCAGCGGCCATTACCCGGTGGGGTCGTTGTTGCCGACCGAATTCGAACTCTGCTCGCTGTACGCGGTGAGCCGGCACACCGTGCGCGCGGCCATCGATCAGTTGCAGGGGCAGGGCATGGTCTCGCGGCGCAAGCGCGTGGGGACGAGGGTCGAAGCGGCCTCACCCCAGGGCGGGTATTCCCAGGCGATGGCGTCGGTGGCCGACCTGGTGCAGGTGGCCGAAACCCATATCCGCGATATCCAGGATGTTCGCGAGTTCGTCGCTGATATCGCGCTGGCGCGGCGCGTGGGGCTGGAACCGGGCGGGCATTACTTCTGCGTGTCGAGCATCAAGGTCGATGCCAGCGCCGGCAACGCGCCGCTGTGCTGGACCGACGTGTACGCCGAGCAGACCTATGCCGAGGTAATTCCCGAAGCGCGCAAGCACCCGGATGAACTGATCGCCGCGTTGATCGGCAAGGCGTTCTCGCGGCATATCGATGTGGTGGACCAACAGGTGCGGCCGGTGCAGCTATCAGCTGAGTTGGCCGCCAGCCTCAAGGCGCAGGGCGGCGCGTTGGGGCTCAATATCATCCGCCAGTATCGTGATGAGGCTGGCGGGGTGATCGCGGTGTCGGAAACGGTCTACCCCGCAGATCGTTTTACCCTGACCATGCAGATGAAGCGCGACAAACGTTAG
- a CDS encoding TetR/AcrR family transcriptional regulator: MSRARAEMIEDTRARLIASARQAFATQGYANTSMDDFTARAGLTRGALYHHFGDKKGLLAAVVAQLDSEMDARLQRISDEASDLWSGFCERCRAYLRMAQDDEIQRIVLQDAPAVLGDTGSQQHCVESLRQLIEALMQAGAVPHVPSLALAQLINGSLVSTALWIARDEHPDERLEQGLLGLELLLRGLSLTPTA; encoded by the coding sequence ATGAGCCGAGCCCGTGCCGAAATGATCGAAGACACCCGCGCCCGGCTGATTGCCAGCGCGCGCCAGGCCTTTGCGACACAAGGTTACGCGAATACATCGATGGACGACTTCACCGCCCGTGCCGGCCTGACCCGAGGGGCGCTGTACCATCACTTTGGGGACAAGAAAGGTCTGCTGGCCGCCGTGGTTGCCCAACTCGACAGCGAGATGGACGCGCGTTTACAGCGCATCTCAGATGAAGCTTCAGACCTCTGGAGCGGCTTTTGCGAACGTTGCCGTGCCTACTTGCGCATGGCACAGGATGACGAAATCCAACGCATCGTATTGCAGGATGCGCCGGCCGTGCTGGGTGACACGGGCTCCCAGCAACACTGCGTGGAGTCATTGCGCCAACTGATTGAGGCGTTGATGCAGGCTGGAGCCGTCCCCCACGTCCCGAGCCTTGCGCTGGCGCAACTGATCAACGGCAGCCTGGTCAGCACTGCCCTGTGGATCGCCCGGGATGAACACCCGGACGAGCGACTCGAACAGGGCCTGTTAGGTCTTGAACTGCTGCTGCGCGGCCTGAGCCTCACACCAACCGCTTGA
- a CDS encoding MATE family efflux transporter yields the protein MDVTQQRPLWQIYLIFLAPMVLSNFLQSFSGTLNGIYVGQMLGTQALAAVSGMFPIVFFFIALVIGLGAGASVLIGQAWGAQETGMVKVITGATLTLGALVGVIAAVLGSLFARPALQALGTPVDVLDDAVGYAQKMMLIMPLLLVFILYTQLLRGVSDTISPLLALMVSTLVGLLLTPALIGGWIGLPPMGIQSAVYAGLVGNALAMLFLILRLRHKHHVMAPDRELLTALRLDRVILGKVLRIGLPTGLQMVVLSLSELVILALVNGHGSQATAAYGAVTQIVNYVQFPALSIAITASILGAQAIGAGRLERIGPILRTGLLINLCLTGGLIVLGYVLSHWLLGLFITDDAARVNAEHLLHIMLWSILVFGFQAVVGGIMRASGVVLMPVVISIFCVLCVELPMAYLFNAHFGLEGVWMAFPVTYLAMLALQTAYYRLVWRHKQIKRLV from the coding sequence ATGGACGTCACTCAACAACGGCCGTTGTGGCAGATCTACCTGATCTTTCTGGCACCGATGGTGCTGTCTAACTTCCTGCAAAGTTTTTCCGGCACCCTCAACGGCATCTATGTCGGGCAAATGCTCGGCACCCAAGCGTTGGCGGCGGTGTCGGGCATGTTCCCCATCGTGTTTTTCTTCATTGCCTTGGTGATCGGCCTGGGGGCGGGTGCCTCAGTGTTGATCGGCCAAGCCTGGGGGGCGCAGGAAACGGGGATGGTCAAGGTGATTACCGGAGCAACCTTGACGCTGGGCGCGCTGGTGGGTGTGATCGCAGCGGTGCTGGGCAGTCTGTTTGCACGTCCGGCGTTGCAGGCATTAGGCACGCCGGTTGATGTGCTGGACGATGCCGTCGGCTATGCGCAGAAGATGATGCTGATCATGCCGTTGTTGCTGGTGTTCATCCTTTACACCCAGTTGCTGCGCGGCGTCAGCGACACGATCTCGCCGTTGCTGGCGTTGATGGTGTCGACCCTGGTCGGCCTGTTGCTGACCCCTGCACTGATTGGCGGCTGGATCGGCCTGCCGCCCATGGGCATCCAGAGCGCGGTGTATGCCGGGCTGGTAGGTAATGCCTTGGCCATGCTGTTTTTGATCTTGCGCCTGCGCCACAAGCACCATGTGATGGCGCCGGATCGTGAGTTGCTTACGGCCTTGCGCCTGGACCGCGTGATTCTCGGCAAGGTCTTGCGCATCGGCTTGCCGACCGGCCTACAGATGGTGGTGCTGTCGCTGTCGGAATTGGTCATCCTTGCCCTGGTCAACGGCCACGGCTCCCAGGCCACGGCGGCGTATGGCGCGGTGACACAAATCGTTAACTACGTGCAGTTCCCGGCCTTGTCGATTGCCATCACCGCCTCGATCCTGGGTGCCCAGGCGATTGGTGCCGGGCGGTTGGAGCGTATCGGGCCGATTCTGCGCACGGGGTTGTTGATCAACCTGTGTCTCACCGGTGGCCTGATTGTATTGGGTTATGTGTTGTCCCACTGGTTGCTCGGGTTGTTCATTACCGACGATGCGGCACGGGTCAACGCTGAGCACCTGCTGCACATCATGCTGTGGAGCATCCTGGTGTTTGGCTTCCAGGCGGTGGTGGGCGGGATCATGCGGGCCAGCGGTGTGGTGCTGATGCCGGTGGTGATTTCGATTTTCTGCGTGCTGTGCGTGGAGCTGCCGATGGCTTACCTGTTCAACGCGCATTTTGGCCTGGAAGGCGTGTGGATGGCGTTCCCGGTGACCTACCTGGCCATGCTGGCCTTGCAGACCGCGTATTACCGGTTGGTGTGGCGACACAAGCAGATCAAGCGGTTGGTGTGA
- a CDS encoding type II toxin-antitoxin system HicA family toxin translates to MSKNEQLLAKRLNEHMAFTWPELVTLLRRLGYTQIEGAGSRVKFDIGDPSAMITLHKPHPGNELKHYIRRQIIEQLKSGELIQ, encoded by the coding sequence GTGTCCAAAAATGAACAGCTGCTCGCCAAACGGCTCAATGAGCACATGGCATTTACCTGGCCTGAGCTCGTAACGCTGCTGCGACGACTGGGCTACACACAGATTGAAGGGGCTGGAAGCCGGGTCAAATTCGACATCGGCGACCCCAGTGCAATGATCACCTTGCACAAGCCTCACCCTGGCAACGAACTGAAACACTACATTCGGCGCCAGATCATCGAACAGTTGAAATCAGGAGAACTGATTCAGTGA
- a CDS encoding methyl-accepting chemotaxis protein gives MLLASAVAILLSVLVSLLIIRKVKATLGAEPEEVAEAIRRLANGDLNQPIETRYPDSVMGILKNALARLGDTITEVRSAAQALRHASVTLLSVASDNRQQITLQTSEAQHVAAAITQMAASVSEVSGYASAASKATILADAEVDSGHRLVGEVTVAIEELATILDQATSRVNQVSSDSESIETVIEVINAIAAQTNLLALNAAIEAARAGEHGRGFAVVADEVRSLATRTQESTQEIRDMIGKLQNGTQDAADIMQRSRSLAQVTVAQTRDSQVALGKISQEVGAINAMNAQIASASVQQSAAAEEVAQNVTRIHSSTVQSAAGSEQVEHSNHELAELADRLSTKVAFFNVA, from the coding sequence ATGCTGCTGGCCAGCGCCGTCGCGATCCTCTTGAGCGTGCTGGTGTCCCTGTTGATCATCCGCAAGGTCAAGGCCACTCTTGGCGCCGAGCCGGAGGAAGTCGCCGAGGCGATCCGTCGCCTGGCCAATGGCGACTTGAACCAGCCCATCGAAACCCGCTACCCCGACAGCGTGATGGGTATTTTGAAAAACGCCCTGGCGCGCCTGGGCGACACCATCACCGAAGTACGCTCGGCAGCCCAAGCCCTGCGTCACGCTTCGGTCACCCTGTTGTCCGTAGCCAGCGACAACCGTCAGCAGATCACCCTGCAAACCAGCGAAGCCCAGCATGTGGCGGCTGCGATCACGCAAATGGCGGCCTCGGTCAGTGAGGTCTCGGGCTACGCATCCGCTGCGTCCAAGGCGACCATTTTGGCGGACGCAGAAGTCGACAGTGGCCACCGCCTGGTCGGCGAAGTGACCGTGGCTATCGAGGAGCTCGCAACCATCCTCGACCAGGCCACCAGCCGGGTCAACCAAGTGTCCAGCGACAGTGAAAGCATCGAAACCGTGATCGAAGTGATCAACGCCATCGCTGCCCAAACCAACCTGCTGGCACTCAACGCGGCCATCGAAGCCGCGCGGGCCGGTGAACATGGCCGTGGTTTTGCGGTGGTGGCCGATGAAGTGCGCTCGCTGGCGACGCGCACCCAGGAATCGACCCAGGAGATCCGCGACATGATCGGCAAGCTGCAAAACGGCACCCAGGACGCCGCCGATATCATGCAACGCAGCCGCAGCCTGGCCCAGGTCACCGTGGCGCAGACCCGCGACTCACAGGTGGCCCTGGGCAAGATCAGCCAGGAAGTGGGAGCGATCAATGCGATGAACGCGCAGATCGCCAGTGCTTCAGTGCAGCAAAGCGCGGCGGCGGAAGAAGTTGCGCAGAATGTCACACGCATCCATAGCTCCACCGTGCAATCGGCGGCGGGCTCGGAGCAGGTGGAGCATTCCAATCACGAACTGGCGGAGCTGGCAGATCGCTTGAGTACCAAGGTGGCGTTTTTCAACGTGGCCTAA
- a CDS encoding cation:dicarboxylate symporter family transporter, giving the protein MSSTPAKKPLYKDLTFQVVAAMFLGIAFGFLAPELAASFKILGDIFLKLIKTAVAPLVFFTVVHGIASAGDIKRVGKVGLRALIYFEVVSTIALAIGLLWGNLLQIGSGMHDAHPSSAAAAAASAAVAKGHAPASTMDFIYGIFPDNFVGAFAGGQLLQVLVISVLFGFALLALKPERREVIEDGLNRISECFFEFINLIMKFAPLGAFGSVAYAVGSNGTAVLMSLANLVLMFYVGIAFFIFVVLGAVCRLSGFSLWRFLTYIKDEIFIVLGTASSESALPRLLQKLEKFGCSKQSVGLVLPTGYAFNLDGTSIYMSLCVLFIANAYGVPLSWEQQLGIIAIMLVTSKGAAAVSGGSFVVFAATVTAIGVLPAEGLALLFGVYRFMSMAIATCNTIGNSVATVVVSKWSGEFSQQTAQDEYQRVLGRAAGAAL; this is encoded by the coding sequence ATGTCATCCACCCCCGCAAAAAAACCGCTCTACAAGGACCTGACTTTCCAGGTCGTCGCCGCCATGTTCCTCGGGATCGCCTTCGGCTTTCTCGCCCCGGAGCTGGCCGCCAGTTTCAAGATCCTCGGCGATATCTTCCTCAAGCTGATCAAGACCGCCGTCGCGCCGCTGGTGTTTTTCACCGTGGTCCACGGCATCGCTTCGGCCGGTGATATCAAGCGCGTCGGCAAGGTCGGCCTGCGTGCGTTGATCTACTTTGAGGTGGTGTCCACCATCGCCCTGGCCATCGGCCTGCTGTGGGGCAACCTGTTGCAGATCGGCTCCGGCATGCACGACGCGCACCCGAGCAGTGCCGCCGCTGCCGCCGCCAGTGCTGCGGTTGCCAAGGGCCATGCGCCCGCGTCGACCATGGACTTCATCTACGGCATCTTCCCGGACAATTTCGTCGGTGCCTTCGCCGGTGGCCAACTGTTACAGGTGCTGGTGATCTCGGTGTTGTTCGGTTTCGCCCTGCTGGCCTTGAAGCCTGAGCGTCGTGAAGTGATTGAAGACGGCCTGAACCGCATCTCCGAATGCTTCTTCGAATTCATCAACCTGATCATGAAGTTCGCGCCCCTGGGGGCCTTCGGTTCGGTGGCGTATGCCGTGGGCAGCAATGGCACCGCGGTGCTGATGTCCCTGGCCAACCTGGTGTTGATGTTCTACGTCGGCATTGCGTTCTTTATCTTTGTGGTGCTGGGCGCGGTGTGCCGGTTGAGCGGCTTCAGCCTGTGGCGCTTCCTCACCTACATCAAGGATGAAATCTTCATCGTGCTCGGCACCGCGTCGTCGGAAAGCGCCCTGCCGCGCCTGCTGCAAAAGCTCGAAAAATTCGGCTGCTCCAAGCAGAGCGTCGGCCTGGTGTTGCCCACCGGCTACGCGTTCAACCTCGACGGTACATCGATCTACATGTCGCTGTGCGTGCTGTTTATCGCCAACGCCTACGGCGTGCCGCTGAGCTGGGAGCAACAGCTGGGCATCATCGCGATCATGCTGGTGACCTCCAAGGGCGCGGCGGCGGTGTCGGGTGGCAGCTTCGTGGTGTTTGCCGCGACCGTCACTGCTATCGGCGTACTGCCGGCGGAAGGTTTGGCGTTGCTGTTCGGTGTGTACCGCTTCATGTCCATGGCGATTGCCACCTGCAACACCATCGGCAACAGCGTGGCGACGGTGGTGGTGTCCAAGTGGTCTGGCGAGTTCTCCCAGCAGACCGCCCAGGATGAATATCAACGCGTGCTCGGCCGTGCTGCCGGCGCGGCACTTTAA
- a CDS encoding DUF2239 family protein, whose product MPTQNLPMCTAFVGHQRVAAGSYADVADALASLDHPAGSFLVFDDATGLQVDFPWPAGYAPEQPVQAEVTDEPPATPSVGRPKLGVVAREVTLLPRHWEWLGQQRGGASAALRRLVDEARAAHASRDQIRQAKEAGYRFMSAIGGDLPGFEEASRALFAFDAVDFSRKIAHWPLDVQTYLAWLSRNAFPV is encoded by the coding sequence ATGCCTACGCAAAACCTTCCTATGTGTACGGCCTTTGTTGGCCACCAGCGTGTGGCAGCGGGTTCTTACGCTGATGTCGCCGATGCGCTCGCCAGTCTTGATCATCCAGCGGGCAGCTTTCTGGTATTCGATGACGCCACCGGGCTCCAAGTCGACTTCCCCTGGCCCGCAGGCTATGCGCCTGAACAACCGGTCCAGGCCGAAGTCACGGACGAGCCTCCCGCTACGCCCTCGGTCGGGCGTCCGAAACTGGGGGTGGTCGCACGGGAGGTCACGTTATTACCGCGCCACTGGGAATGGCTGGGCCAGCAACGCGGCGGTGCCTCGGCGGCGTTGCGCCGGCTGGTGGATGAGGCTCGCGCGGCTCATGCTTCCCGTGATCAGATACGCCAGGCCAAGGAAGCCGGGTATCGCTTCATGAGCGCTATCGGCGGTGACCTGCCCGGTTTCGAAGAGGCTTCACGGGCGTTGTTTGCCTTTGATGCGGTGGACTTCTCCCGCAAGATCGCGCACTGGCCGCTGGACGTGCAAACGTACCTGGCCTGGTTGTCGCGCAACGCGTTCCCTGTCTGA